The Pungitius pungitius chromosome 10, fPunPun2.1, whole genome shotgun sequence DNA window CGTACTGGACAATCCAGTCCACCTCGGGGATGTCCAGGCCTCGGGCCGCCACGTCAGTACACAGCAGGATGCCAGAGTCGGCATTACAGAACTGGAAGAAGGTGGTGGTGCGTTTGGTCTGCTTCTGTTTGCcctgaaaaaacacagaatgagAAGAGACGGGTGAGGCTGAGGCCTTTAAACAGGATGCAGCGGTGCCAGGAGGTCGGTGACATGTCTTACATGGATGGCCATGACAGGCAGGTCGATGTAGTTGAGTAGCTCGTAGTGGAACTTCACAGACAtacaggaggagaagaagaccaTGAGCTTCTTCTTGCGGTTCTTCTTCAGGAaggtgaagagcagcaggaagcgcTTCTCTGACGGACACACGACGTAACCCTGAAACCAGAGACGGTCCAGTTACAAGGCGCCAGTAGGCAGAGTAGGACAGTGTCCATGTGACAGTAGCAGCTCGTACCTGCTCCAGACCGTCCACGGTGGCGTTGTCTTTGTTGTCGTCCACGCCGACGTAGAGCGGCTCTTTCTTCAAAGAGATGCGAGCCAAGTCCTCCACCTTACGGGTCTGAGTGGCGGAAAACAGCATGGTCTGTCTCTTCTCTGGAGACACCAAGGCAGAGACATTGGACAGGACATTGGGTTAGCCTTCACTGTGTGCAACCAGCATGTGACGATTGATGACTAAAAAAGGTCCGGTTTCCATAGTCCACATCCTCCTAATCTCTTAAAAGCACTAAACTGCTGAAGTAACCATTTAActaacccccctccctcccgcaaTCAAAGAGCAATGAGAGCTCTGAGGCAACAGAGATACGTACTCGGCAGCAGCTTGATGATCTGCTTCAGTTCCTCCTCAAATCCCACCTCTAGGATTCGGTCGGCCTCATCAATAATCAGACACTGTAGGTTCTTGAACATGAACCCAGGAGTATTCTGAGGGCACAAGAAGGTTATCGTTACAAACCCAGCCAGAGCAGTAGAACCACAGACATTCATAGTGGGCAGCCGTCAACAAACATGGGTGATATTTTTTGTCTTGACATAGTTCTGTCTGCGCCCTGCTCACCTGGAGGTGGTCCAGTAGGCGGCCGGGTGTGGCCACCAGAATATTGACACCGTTAGCAAGCCTCTGGGCCTCCGCTGAGCGGTTGCTGCCACCCATGATCAGACCAAAGGTGTGGACGTGATGCACCATCAGCTCCTTCAGCACGCCGTACGTCTGCATCGCCAACTCGCGCGTGGGGGAAAGGATCACCACGCCGGTGCCTGAGCAGAAGAGGGGGACATTAGTCTCTTTTGGAACTTTCACTGATTGCATGTCACAAGCTTCTAGCCAAATAGCTGTTTGGAGTAGAAATAATAACCATTATTGTTTAGAAGTCACTAGTACTGCAAGTTACTCATTAGTGGGCCTGAGCTTGTTCCAGTTGCATCATCTACCTGGTTTGTCGAACAGTCACCTGACCTGGCTTTAAGCCACAAAACATTTGGGGAGGAGTCTTACCATTCCTGGGCATGAACTTGAGTTTGTAGATAAGCTCCATGGACGGGATGAGGAAGGCCAAGGTTTTACCGCTACCCGTCTTTGCCGCAGCCAGAACATctctgaagagaagaaaagccaCAATCAGATTCTGGTCTGAAGCTGGTCTTTCAACTTTAGCCGGCCTCTAAAAACGGCATTACATCAGTCAGTCACTTACCTTCCCTCCAGCAGTGGGCGAATGCTTTTGTGCTGGATCTCAGTCATGTGTTCAAAGCCCATCTCCTTCACCGCTTTCAGCGTGCTCTCACTCACCAGCTCAGCAAGAGAGGAAAAGGACGTGTCCTCAAATGCTCCTGAAACACCAGTTACACAATGTGTGAGTGGAACGCTCTCCCAAAAGCACATTGTGTTTCAAGGAAAGGCCCAGATGAGGCATTATAAAACAGCATGTAAGGAAAGAGCAGGTTGGATTTTCATCAAATCCATCATGTCCATGCGGTTAGTCTTGTAGGGAGAACTGCTGAGGGCTCCTCCCAAAGACAACCACAGCGGTCTCTGTATGCCTCAGTTGACACCCGCTTCACGATGGAAACACTGAGCGGGCAACACATAGAGGCAAAGCTCcgatttttgttttcatttgcagtggttgtgtgtgtgtgtgtacactgaaCGGTAAAGATGAATGCAGCAGCCCACTGAAGCACTGCAGTAAACTGGTTAAATAAAGACCTGGTTGTTTCTTGGTAATATATGCTGAACCACCTTAATAATCCAAAAATTGTATGAATGACGAATTTAACGTGACACGTGTGgcaatttaaataataattaaatatcaACCGCGCTCATGGCCCTTTTTGTGATATCGGGGACCTGCTTACAGTTAATATGAATACTATTAGAGAAaaattagtagtagtaatagcATTAGTAGCTGGTGTCCTCTGGCTtcggtcggttatcaaaacattggccaaatgatCAGTTTCAGACTTAATGGgaaaatacagaatcccttagtgtccatttctaaagcctcacaTTAAGAgataaaacactttatttaagacgctgcacTACTTGCAGGTCTCtgttgtgccagattctcaatTAAGTTTCATTCAATACCCGTTAAACCAGATGGTAATTCAGGCTGATCATCTTCCTCTTCGCTATCGTCCTCTTCTTCGTCATCTCCTTCCTTTGCAGCGTCCTTGAGTCGATTGCTTTTCTGTTCTCCATCTGATGAAGCATCTCCATCGACGTCCtccgcctcttcttcttcttcttcttcttcttcttctacggtTCTGGTTTTTTTCTCAACTGAAAGAAGGAATTCAAGCATGCGGGTTAGTCGTCAAACTAAATTATTTGCAGTTCAACATCCCGTTGCCAGACTCCGGTTACCTGGGGATTCCGCAGGGTCGGTcagctttcttttcttcttcgtcttcttggGGGTCTTCACTTTTGTCGTGGTCTCTTCCGCTGGCACCACAATCGGTTTCTTTAaaccgttttcttttttctcacaaCCCTGGTCTTCAAAGCCGTTTAAGTTACCTGTCAAAAAATTGCAATGAAACAGTTTAAGCTGATCAGTCACATGACCGATGAAATTACTTCTCAACCACGCTAGTTAGCCAACTACATTTTAATGACGCgtataaaacacacaacaatcTGCAACAAATTACGGCGAAAAACAAGTATCTAAAGCCACAATGTGTTGTCAGCATTTGGCCGGTTTATCGAGAAGTGCCATTTTAAAAGCATGCTAACTCAGCTAGCTTAGCAGCTGAGGATTCGTCCCCGCTTCAGAAACGCCTCAATAacaccacaacaaacacactaTTAGCACTGCACGTACcg harbors:
- the ddx18 gene encoding ATP-dependent RNA helicase DDX18 produces the protein MADLQMKLLRKKIQKRNDKNKERKLLRDQTEKEENGNLNGFEDQGCEKKENGLKKPIVVPAEETTTKVKTPKKTKKKRKLTDPAESPVEKKTRTVEEEEEEEEEEAEDVDGDASSDGEQKSNRLKDAAKEGDDEEEDDSEEEDDQPELPSGLTGAFEDTSFSSLAELVSESTLKAVKEMGFEHMTEIQHKSIRPLLEGRDVLAAAKTGSGKTLAFLIPSMELIYKLKFMPRNGTGVVILSPTRELAMQTYGVLKELMVHHVHTFGLIMGGSNRSAEAQRLANGVNILVATPGRLLDHLQNTPGFMFKNLQCLIIDEADRILEVGFEEELKQIIKLLPKKRQTMLFSATQTRKVEDLARISLKKEPLYVGVDDNKDNATVDGLEQGYVVCPSEKRFLLLFTFLKKNRKKKLMVFFSSCMSVKFHYELLNYIDLPVMAIHGKQKQTKRTTTFFQFCNADSGILLCTDVAARGLDIPEVDWIVQYDPPDDPKEYIHRVGRTARGINGRGHALLILRPEELGFLRFLKLAKVPLSEFDFSWSKISDIQSQMEKLIEKNYYLHKSAQEAYKSYVRAYDSHSLKQIYSVNTLNLPMVALSFGFKVPPYVDLHVHSGKGGKLQKRGGGGGFGYQKSNNAHKSRIFKHVNKGKGDRRQFSR